A genomic window from Gossypium hirsutum isolate 1008001.06 chromosome D10, Gossypium_hirsutum_v2.1, whole genome shotgun sequence includes:
- the LOC107930704 gene encoding ankyrin repeat-containing protein BDA1 — MDQSFRTISRTGYVSELYKLIQRDGNVFRRFDEVEFIETPLHVAADEGCIGFAMEMMKLKPSFARKLNQQGLSPIHLALEKGHKEMVLRFLQMDKDLVRVTGKNGETPLHYICKVGNHDSLLETFLKACPDCIRDITTENRSALHIAAENKRLDVLKILIRMLKKRDYYREEVNRKDEDGNTALHIAARNNQTQMLKLLLSSKADKYATNQSDLTALGVAEQHNNRESIRILRGRFIPGVSNIKSKWEKQIAKYVEKVSSIIFDDLDNISSDDRNALLVVLGLLLTGTYQATLSPPGGVWQGDNTEWSKRSKVLGRSVLDQPSFLIFYIPTYVVFMVTFFLTLALLKPFPQGFKKTIQVLLSFFAICFDQSVSFLTPTNLHLKLC; from the exons ATGGACCAAAGTTTCAGAACAATTTCTCGTACGGGATATGTCagtgaattgtataaattgattCAAAGAGATGGAAATGTTTTCAGGCGCTTCGATGAAGTGGAGTTTATCGAGACTCCTTTACATGTAGCTGCAGATGAAGGGTGCATCGGGTTCGCAATGGAGATGATGAAGCTGAAGCCGTCATTTGCTAGGAAGCTAAACCAACAAGGTTTGAGCCCCATTCACCTTGCATTGGAAAAGGGGCATAAAGAGATGGTGCTTCGTTTCCTACAAATGGATAAAGATCTTGTTCGTGTCACAGGGAAGAATGGTGAGACTCCGTTGCACTACATTTGTAAAGTTGGAAACCATGACAGTCTGCTGGAAACATTTTTGAAGGCTTGTCCTGATTGTATCCGAGATATTACAACTGAGAATCGCAGTGCTTTGCATATTGCAGCGGAAAACAAAAGGTTGGATGTTCTTAAGATTTTAATTCGAATGCTTAAGAAGAGGGACTATTATCGGGAAGAGGTAAATAGAAAGGACGAAGATGGCAACACTGCATTACACATAGCTGCTAGAAATAATCAAACCCAG ATGCTTAAACTACTATTAAGTAGCAAGGCTGACAAGTATGCCACCAATCAATCCGATTTAACCGCACTCGGTGTTGCAGAACAACATAATAACAGAGAAAGCATCAGAATTCTGCGTGGTCGCTTTATTCCAGGAGTTTCAAACATTAAATCTAAGTGGGAGAAACAAATCGCCAAGTATGTGGAAAAAGTATCATCAATAATTTTTGACGATTTGGATAATATATCAAGCGATGACCGCAATGCCTTACTAGTAGTTTTAGGGCTGCTTCTAACTGGAACCTACCAAGCCACGCTTAGCCCACCTGGTGGTGTTTGGCAGGGTGACAACACCGAATGGAGTAAGAGATCAAAAGTTCTAGGGAGATCAGTACTTGATCAACcttcttttcttattttctatATTCCAACCTATGTTGTGTTCATGGTAACCTTTTTCCTAACACTAGCCCTGCTTAAACCTTTTCCCCAGGGTTTCAAGAAAACAATTCAAGTACTACTTTCTTTCTTCGCAATATGCTTTGACCAATCAGTTTCTTTCTTAACCCCAACGAATTTGCATTTAAAGTTATGCTAG